A portion of the Candidatus Eisenbacteria bacterium genome contains these proteins:
- a CDS encoding Fur family transcriptional regulator — MNYLKERFTRSGVKLTHQRLEIFREVAISVDHPDAETICKGVRERVPTVSLDTVYRTLWSLLDLGIITTIGPPRGRMRFDANMGSHHHFICTKCGMTRDFCSKQFDQLKIPDTAKMLGRAEKTQVEVRGACLRCSKKKGK, encoded by the coding sequence ATGAATTACCTCAAGGAACGATTCACACGTTCCGGCGTTAAGCTAACGCACCAGCGCCTGGAGATTTTCCGCGAGGTAGCGATATCCGTTGACCATCCGGATGCAGAGACGATTTGCAAGGGCGTTCGCGAAAGAGTCCCCACGGTGTCGCTGGACACGGTGTATAGAACACTATGGTCGCTGCTGGATCTCGGGATCATAACCACCATAGGACCTCCTCGCGGGAGAATGCGATTTGACGCGAATATGGGTTCTCACCATCACTTCATCTGCACGAAGTGTGGAATGACCCGTGACTTTTGCAGCAAGCAGTTTGACCAATTGAAGATTCCGGACACTGCGAAGATGTTGGGAAGAGCGGAAAAGACGCAAGTGGAAGTCAGAGGCGCTTGTTTGAGATGTTCGAAGAAGAAGGGCAAATAA
- a CDS encoding sigma 54-interacting transcriptional regulator — protein sequence MRKRKKIRKPAVLTPEETILESISDGVFTVDLDWRVTSFNRAAEDITGVVRSEAMGRRCSEVFRSSMCGAGCALQRTLKTGKPIIGKSGYIIDADENRIPISISTAVLRDTEGRVVGGAETFRDLSEVEALRRELEGRFRVGDLASRSPLMQRVFEAVPVIAVSPSTVLILGETGTGKELIARTIHELSPRRDGPFIPVNCGALPDTLLESELFGYKAGAFTGANKDKPGRFAMARGGTLFLDEIGDVSPALQVRLLRVLQDHRYDPLGATRSETADVRVIVASNRDLAVQMRKGAFREDLYYRVNVLRVELPPLRRRKEDIPLLVDQFIERFNRLQRKSIQGIAAETLSLLMAYDWPGNARELENVIERSFVICQQGLIGIGHLPEELTAHSMTTGADLSVRSAHDLVDAQAIRAALDRNRCNRSAAARELGIHKTTLFRRIKKLGISLPRRNGRSPQE from the coding sequence ATGAGGAAACGCAAGAAGATCAGGAAGCCCGCCGTCTTGACACCGGAGGAAACTATTCTCGAGAGCATCTCGGACGGTGTTTTCACGGTGGATCTGGATTGGCGCGTCACATCGTTCAACCGGGCTGCCGAAGACATCACAGGTGTGGTGCGCTCGGAGGCGATGGGTCGGCGCTGCTCCGAGGTATTCCGCTCCAGTATGTGCGGCGCCGGCTGCGCTCTTCAGCGAACGCTCAAAACGGGTAAACCCATCATCGGCAAGTCCGGGTACATCATCGACGCGGACGAGAACCGCATTCCCATCAGCATCTCCACGGCCGTGTTGCGGGATACCGAAGGCCGCGTGGTCGGTGGAGCGGAGACCTTCCGGGACCTGTCTGAGGTTGAGGCCTTGCGCCGGGAACTCGAGGGTCGATTCCGAGTTGGCGACCTCGCAAGCCGCAGCCCTCTGATGCAAAGGGTATTCGAGGCCGTGCCCGTCATTGCCGTCAGTCCCAGTACGGTCCTTATTCTCGGGGAAACCGGGACGGGCAAGGAACTGATAGCGCGTACTATTCACGAGCTTAGCCCACGGCGGGACGGCCCATTCATACCGGTCAATTGCGGGGCATTACCGGATACTCTTCTCGAATCCGAACTCTTCGGCTACAAGGCTGGCGCGTTCACAGGGGCAAACAAGGACAAGCCTGGACGGTTTGCCATGGCACGGGGTGGGACTCTGTTCCTCGACGAGATCGGCGACGTGAGTCCGGCGCTCCAGGTGAGGCTCCTGCGGGTACTGCAAGACCATAGGTATGACCCGCTCGGAGCGACCCGCTCCGAGACGGCGGACGTCAGAGTCATCGTTGCCAGCAACAGGGATTTGGCGGTACAGATGCGCAAGGGTGCATTCCGGGAGGACCTCTACTACCGCGTGAATGTGCTTCGCGTGGAGCTGCCACCACTTCGACGGCGCAAGGAGGATATCCCGCTTCTGGTAGATCAGTTCATTGAGAGATTCAACCGTCTGCAGCGTAAGTCTATCCAGGGGATCGCGGCCGAGACGCTTTCCTTGCTCATGGCTTATGATTGGCCCGGCAACGCGCGCGAACTGGAGAATGTCATCGAACGATCATTTGTCATCTGCCAGCAAGGTCTCATCGGCATCGGGCATCTGCCCGAGGAGTTGACGGCGCACAGCATGACGACAGGCGCGGACCTTAGCGTGCGATCAGCCCACGATCTTGTTGACGCCCAAGCAATACGCGCCGCCCTGGATCGAAACCGCTGCAATCGGTCCGCTGCGGCCAGGGAGCTTGGCATTCACAAGACCACGCTCTTCCGCAGGATAAAGAAGCTGGGCATTTCCCTTCCCAGGCGGAACGGCCGCTCCCCCCAAGAATAG
- a CDS encoding NifB/NifX family molybdenum-iron cluster-binding protein: protein MMKAAFAAWNNRIAPVFDVAGQIRLVETEDGQVVRETQETITDDLPAQKALRLAELGVGILVCGAISKPLHEMVAAYGIRVVPFMAGSLQEIIGAWLTGDLDWNVFAMPGCCGRRRLGGTYGLHREDYVMNGRKGGGMEQGGDRGQGGGGGRGQGRGGQRPGRMGGPKAAGPTGTCVCPKCGQREPHERGVPCVERKCPKCGAAMSRE, encoded by the coding sequence ATGATGAAAGCGGCATTCGCAGCCTGGAACAATCGAATCGCGCCGGTCTTCGATGTGGCGGGCCAGATTCGCCTTGTGGAGACCGAGGACGGACAGGTTGTCCGCGAGACGCAAGAGACGATCACAGACGATCTGCCAGCTCAGAAGGCACTTCGTCTTGCAGAACTGGGCGTCGGCATCCTGGTTTGCGGTGCGATATCTAAACCCTTGCATGAAATGGTCGCTGCCTACGGCATCCGGGTTGTTCCTTTCATGGCCGGCAGCCTGCAAGAAATCATCGGGGCTTGGCTCACTGGGGACCTTGATTGGAATGTCTTTGCAATGCCGGGCTGCTGCGGGCGAAGGCGGCTCGGGGGAACGTATGGCCTACACCGGGAGGATTACGTTATGAACGGAAGAAAAGGTGGTGGGATGGAACAAGGCGGGGACCGGGGTCAGGGCGGAGGAGGCGGTCGAGGTCAGGGGCGAGGTGGACAAAGACCCGGTCGGATGGGGGGCCCCAAAGCCGCCGGACCGACCGGTACCTGCGTGTGCCCTAAATGCGGGCAGAGGGAACCACACGAACGTGGTGTACCCTGCGTCGAGCGTAAGTGTCCGAAGTGCGGGGCCGCGATGAGCAGGGAATAG
- a CDS encoding DUF5320 domain-containing protein — MPGGDRTGPMGIGPMTGRSAGYCVGFGMPGYANPMPGCGSGIAFGRGRGSWGFGGGGRGWRHWFYATGQPGWLRFGSYAMPHGYPMPYQQPDPETEKKVLKNQADALQSELDFIKKCLDEIETRTAAE; from the coding sequence ATGCCAGGAGGAGATCGAACCGGACCGATGGGAATTGGCCCAATGACCGGCCGCTCGGCCGGGTACTGCGTAGGTTTCGGAATGCCTGGGTACGCGAATCCAATGCCAGGATGCGGTTCCGGCATTGCCTTCGGACGCGGGCGAGGCTCTTGGGGCTTCGGCGGCGGTGGACGTGGATGGCGGCATTGGTTCTACGCCACTGGTCAGCCGGGATGGTTGAGGTTTGGTTCCTACGCCATGCCTCACGGATACCCGATGCCGTACCAGCAGCCTGACCCGGAAACGGAGAAGAAGGTGCTGAAGAACCAAGCCGATGCCTTGCAGTCGGAACTGGACTTCATCAAGAAGTGTCTCGATGAAATCGAAACGAGAACCGCGGCGGAATGA
- a CDS encoding NifB/NifX family molybdenum-iron cluster-binding protein → MKIIFTTSGNNLNGPLDSRFGRAPKFLVYDLDSENFEVVDNQQNLNAAQGAGIQSAETVARLGAKALVTGHCGPKAFRVLLAAGIKIFNTDSPTVAVALERYRAGKLTEAKAADVEGHWAKRG, encoded by the coding sequence ATGAAAATCATCTTCACAACTTCGGGTAATAATCTGAATGGCCCGTTGGACAGCCGGTTTGGCCGGGCCCCCAAGTTTCTCGTTTACGATCTGGATAGCGAGAACTTCGAGGTGGTGGACAACCAGCAGAACCTGAACGCGGCTCAGGGGGCGGGAATCCAATCGGCGGAAACCGTGGCCAGGTTGGGAGCGAAAGCGCTCGTGACCGGGCATTGCGGCCCGAAAGCGTTTCGTGTGCTCCTGGCGGCCGGAATCAAGATTTTCAACACCGATTCCCCCACGGTGGCCGTGGCTCTTGAGCGATACCGCGCGGGGAAACTAACCGAGGCAAAGGCCGCTGACGTTGAAGGGCATTGGGCTAAGCGTGGTTGA
- a CDS encoding ATP-binding protein, which yields MILAVASGKGGTGKTTVSLNLAKALGSPVQLLDCDVEEPNCHLFLRGTTREAETVSIPVPQVDESLCDGCGECGRFCAYHAIVSFGTETLVFPEICHGCGGCAMVCPKKAIHEADNRIGVVETVQAENITLIQGRLDVGVAMVPPLIRAVKARLRKGAPAILDAPPGTSCPVIATLRGADFVVLVTEPTPFGLHDLKLAVDMVRELRIPLGVVVNRVGIGDGRVHAFCVKKDIPILLEIPDDRRIAETYSRGGLVVDALPEYRRSFVSLSSTLDHWATHSEKKY from the coding sequence ATGATTCTTGCGGTCGCTTCAGGCAAGGGCGGAACCGGCAAGACGACGGTCTCCCTTAACCTGGCAAAGGCGCTTGGCTCTCCCGTGCAGCTTCTGGACTGCGACGTGGAAGAGCCGAATTGCCACCTGTTTCTCAGGGGCACCACACGCGAAGCGGAAACCGTCAGCATTCCGGTCCCGCAAGTCGATGAATCCCTTTGCGACGGTTGCGGTGAGTGCGGCCGTTTCTGCGCATACCACGCCATCGTCTCATTCGGGACCGAGACGCTCGTCTTCCCCGAGATATGTCACGGCTGCGGGGGATGCGCGATGGTATGCCCCAAGAAGGCCATTCACGAAGCTGATAACCGCATAGGAGTTGTCGAGACGGTCCAGGCGGAGAACATCACTCTGATCCAGGGGCGACTTGACGTCGGTGTGGCCATGGTCCCACCTCTCATCCGCGCGGTGAAGGCTCGACTGAGAAAAGGCGCGCCCGCAATCCTGGACGCGCCTCCGGGAACGTCATGCCCGGTGATCGCGACACTCCGGGGAGCGGATTTCGTCGTGCTCGTCACAGAGCCGACGCCCTTCGGCCTGCACGATCTGAAACTGGCCGTGGATATGGTGCGCGAACTCCGAATTCCGTTAGGCGTGGTCGTCAACCGGGTTGGGATCGGCGATGGCCGGGTGCATGCGTTCTGCGTGAAGAAAGACATTCCCATTCTCCTGGAAATTCCGGATGACCGGCGGATCGCCGAAACGTATTCCCGCGGCGGGCTCGTTGTTGATGCGCTTCCGGAGTATCGGAGATCATTTGTCTCTCTGTCTTCCACGTTGGATCATTGGGCAACACATAGCGAAAAGAAGTACTGA
- a CDS encoding aminotransferase class I/II-fold pyridoxal phosphate-dependent enzyme, with amino-acid sequence MDAKHLGINSKLVHAGMAKDPFGSVVTPIYQTSTFSFDNAQNGADRFSKKVDGYIYTRIGNPTIAALEKCVAQLERGVGGVATSSGMSAVTTACLALLQQGDHAVSTASVYGPSRTLMEKHLSRFGGRSTFVDTSDAENVHHALRAETRLIYVETPSNPMMQITDIQAMADLAHAHGALLAVDSTFASPCLQQPLVLGADVVLHSVTKFINGHADVVGGILVARTDEIHCRLREIMILTGCNMDPHQAYLVHRGLKTLSLRVERSQKNAQILSQWLESRPEISWTRYIGLPSHPQHELAKKQMLGFGSMISFEMRGGLDAGRRLMDRLRLATLAVSLGGVETLIEHPASMTHAGIPQQEREAVGISDGLVRLSVGIEDVEDLIEDLRQAFDSRQ; translated from the coding sequence GTGGACGCAAAGCATCTCGGCATAAATTCAAAGCTGGTCCATGCAGGAATGGCGAAGGATCCCTTTGGGAGCGTCGTCACTCCAATATACCAAACGTCGACTTTTTCGTTCGACAACGCCCAGAACGGCGCGGATCGGTTTTCGAAGAAAGTGGACGGGTATATCTACACGAGGATCGGGAATCCCACCATTGCCGCCTTGGAGAAGTGCGTGGCGCAGCTTGAAAGAGGCGTTGGGGGCGTCGCAACGAGCTCCGGCATGAGTGCTGTGACGACGGCGTGCCTTGCCTTGCTGCAGCAGGGCGACCATGCAGTAAGCACCGCATCGGTGTACGGTCCTTCCCGCACATTGATGGAAAAGCATCTTTCGCGATTCGGGGGGCGATCAACCTTCGTGGATACTTCTGATGCGGAAAACGTCCATCATGCCCTACGGGCGGAAACGAGGCTAATCTATGTCGAAACCCCGTCGAACCCAATGATGCAAATCACGGATATTCAAGCCATGGCCGATCTCGCTCATGCCCACGGGGCACTGCTTGCGGTGGACAGCACATTTGCATCGCCTTGCCTGCAACAGCCATTGGTTCTTGGCGCCGACGTGGTGTTGCATTCCGTCACCAAGTTTATCAACGGGCATGCGGATGTGGTGGGGGGAATTCTGGTGGCGCGGACGGATGAAATCCATTGCCGGCTCCGGGAAATCATGATCCTGACGGGATGCAACATGGATCCGCATCAGGCGTATCTTGTACACCGGGGGCTGAAAACCCTTTCGCTCCGGGTGGAGCGCTCCCAGAAGAACGCTCAAATTCTCTCCCAATGGCTCGAGTCGCGGCCGGAAATCTCTTGGACAAGATATATCGGGCTGCCATCCCATCCACAGCACGAACTTGCGAAAAAGCAGATGCTGGGATTCGGCTCCATGATCAGTTTTGAAATGCGCGGGGGCCTCGACGCAGGACGGCGATTGATGGACAGGCTGAGATTGGCCACGCTTGCCGTTTCACTGGGCGGCGTGGAGACACTGATCGAACATCCGGCATCCATGACCCATGCCGGAATACCGCAGCAAGAAAGGGAGGCCGTCGGCATTTCAGATGGTTTGGTCCGCCTTTCGGTTGGGATCGAGGATGTCGAGGATCTCATCGAGGATCTCCGCCAGGCCTTTGACAGCAGGCAGTAG
- a CDS encoding ATP-binding protein: MNEGMHMKELVIISGKGGTGKTSVTASFAVLANRPVIADCDVDAADLHLVLAPDVIRRAKFTGGKKARIKPGHCIACGKREELCNFDAITFDGHGNGRVDKTFRIDPIGCEGCGVCAWFCAENAIEFGPVVNGEWYVSRTRCGPMVHARLGVAAENSGKLVSTVRREALRIAEEEHRSLIIVDGPPGIGCPVIASVTGATLVLVVTEPTVSGEHDLERVLSLTRHFNIPTAICVNKWDLNPEMTDRIEDKARQAGAQIAGRIRYDHGVTLAQMRERAVVETEAPSAKDIRQLWDHLACWV, encoded by the coding sequence ATGAATGAAGGAATGCACATGAAGGAACTCGTTATCATCAGCGGCAAGGGAGGGACGGGCAAGACCAGTGTAACGGCGTCGTTCGCTGTGCTTGCAAACCGGCCGGTTATAGCAGACTGTGACGTAGATGCGGCAGACTTGCACTTGGTTCTGGCGCCCGATGTCATCCGCCGCGCAAAATTCACCGGAGGCAAAAAAGCAAGGATCAAACCCGGTCATTGCATTGCCTGTGGCAAACGCGAGGAACTCTGTAACTTCGATGCAATTACTTTCGACGGTCACGGCAACGGCCGGGTGGACAAAACCTTCCGTATCGATCCCATCGGCTGCGAGGGCTGCGGCGTCTGCGCGTGGTTCTGTGCAGAGAATGCGATAGAATTTGGCCCGGTGGTTAACGGTGAATGGTATGTTTCAAGAACACGCTGTGGTCCCATGGTTCACGCCCGACTGGGCGTGGCAGCCGAGAACTCCGGCAAACTGGTCTCCACGGTCCGCCGGGAAGCCCTCCGTATCGCCGAGGAGGAACATCGTTCTCTGATCATCGTGGACGGTCCGCCCGGGATCGGTTGCCCCGTCATCGCCTCGGTGACCGGCGCAACGCTGGTGCTGGTTGTCACGGAGCCCACAGTTTCCGGGGAACACGATTTGGAGAGGGTTCTTTCCCTGACGCGGCATTTCAACATTCCAACCGCGATCTGTGTGAACAAATGGGACCTCAACCCCGAGATGACGGACCGCATTGAGGACAAGGCGCGCCAGGCGGGCGCGCAGATCGCGGGCCGTATCCGGTATGACCACGGCGTGACATTGGCCCAGATGCGGGAGCGGGCGGTAGTGGAAACCGAAGCGCCATCCGCAAAGGATATTAGACAGCTATGGGACCATCTTGCCTGTTGGGTGTGA
- a CDS encoding NifB/NifX family molybdenum-iron cluster-binding protein, with protein MRIAIPLADGILSTHFGHCEHFALVDVDTATKKLVRREDIHAPPHQPGLLPPWLAERGATIIIAGGMGQRAQGLFTECGIQVLVGAPAETPEKLISDYLTGTLGVGENVCDH; from the coding sequence ATGAGAATTGCGATTCCGTTGGCGGATGGAATACTCTCGACGCATTTCGGACACTGCGAGCATTTTGCCCTCGTTGATGTGGACACCGCAACGAAAAAACTTGTCAGGCGGGAGGACATCCATGCGCCTCCACATCAGCCAGGGCTGCTGCCTCCCTGGCTGGCGGAGCGCGGCGCGACCATAATCATCGCCGGTGGCATGGGTCAGCGCGCTCAAGGATTGTTCACCGAATGTGGCATTCAGGTTTTGGTGGGAGCACCTGCAGAAACGCCGGAAAAGCTAATCTCTGATTACCTTACAGGCACACTCGGTGTTGGAGAGAATGTCTGTGACCACTGA
- a CDS encoding thioesterase, with translation MTHCLFHNGIRAVTGDLRVRFLQPVSCRTILGLRAWMLSAKPPLYGLKAELTCEGQIMAWAEAKFMRQASP, from the coding sequence ATGACGCACTGTCTTTTTCACAATGGCATCCGAGCAGTCACGGGAGACCTGAGGGTGAGATTCTTGCAGCCAGTGTCCTGCCGGACCATCTTGGGGCTCAGAGCATGGATGCTGTCCGCCAAGCCGCCGCTGTACGGATTGAAAGCTGAGTTGACCTGTGAGGGACAGATCATGGCTTGGGCCGAAGCCAAGTTCATGCGCCAAGCAAGCCCTTGA